DNA from Verrucomicrobiales bacterium:
GGCTGTGCCATGCGGGGACAGGAGAAAGCCTACAATAATGAGGATGGAGCAGACCGAAGCCCCTACCAAAGCAAACCTCAGTCCGGAGAGCCACAGGCAGGCTACGCCCAAAGGAATATAGAGTAACCAAGGGGCTAAACCTGTGGGCATCCGCGTGTCGACGACGGAGACTATGACGACACCAAAGGTCATGAGCAACACGGCCGCAATGTGCCGTGGTTTGAAGTATCCCTCCGCAGATCTTCGCCCAGTCGGAGATTCAGGTTTCCGACCGGCCTGCGGTGCCTTGCTGGAAGTTGCGTCGCTGATACCCATGCTACTACCAGTCCCGGTCGGTGCTGTCGAGGTTCCTAGGCGTCGCCAGTGAGCCCCGTAGTGTCCGAGAATTCGAACGAACCTAATCAATTGACATTGTGGGTCTTGTGAGAGGTCTGGAGCTCGTCGCTTCCAAAGCAAAGCTGGTGGTGTCCGACCGATAGAGGGATCATTTTCCAATGAATCCGCGGTCGTTTCTGCTGGTTTGCTTTGCCGGGTGAATGAACCGCCCGAGGTCGCGCAGGAGCGCACCGTGCAGATCCGCTTCGGAATGATCCTGCGGCAGACTCAAAAACTCTAGGCTGTAGGCACTTTTGAACTCATCGACCGCTTCTGGGTGGATTTGCCTCACCATCGGCCATGTATGGCTGCTAGCGGGTAGAACTGGCGCTCCTCGCGGTGTCTCGTTCGCCCGAGCAGGATTAAGTGATGCGTCCAGGGCAATTGTCGCATCACTTTCTTGTCCTATTGATAGGGGTCGTAGAGTTGCCTCATCCGGAAGAGATTGGCGCGAGTAAATCCGCGTTGGCCGGGAGACTTGCGCGCGATGGTGGCGGCCACATCGATCACACTCTCGCCCCACTCGGCGTTTGCCGAAGCTTGAAGCTGAAGCGCCGCAGGGATTTCTTCGATGACGACGCATGGGACCGGGCGTTTTAGCGGACCTCTCCTGGTTGTCTGGTTAACGCGGCCTGGTTTGGGCGGAATAGTCTAAGTATTGTTGAATACACCACGACTCAAACGAATCTCCAAACCGACTGTCACCGGTTGAAATTAAACGCCAACCAACCTTGCGGCTTCAGTCATCAGGGCGTTGCAGCCATTCGGCGGCATGCTCGAACGACAACGAAGCGCTGCGCTCGGCGGCATTGAGCCGTCCAACCAGATGGCTTTGTCCCTGCCAATCAATATGGACTTCAATGCTCATGATTTCTTCCGGTGGATGCGCTTCGGCAGGCGCTGCTCATCCAAGCTGAGGGCCAATTCATCCGTAGCAGGCGCGGCCAGATTACCCAAATGATCATGCAAATTGAGAACGAACGCGGCCGTGACCAGTGTGCCAAGCGCCACCGTCGGGTCACCTCGCTCCAGTCTCCAAAGGGTGTTGCGACCAACGAACAGGCGCGCCGCCATGTCGCGTGTGGAAATTCCGCGCTTGCGTCGCGCCAGGGCCAGATCGCGCCCCAGCTTCCGCAGCGCAGGCCAATAGCGAATCCGGTTGTTCTGCTCGCTATAAACACGCAATGGAGGATCCATTGCGGGCGTCTTGTCCGCCCGATAAAGGGATAGTCCTGCGATGAATCCTCTTTCGTTTGTGCTGGTTTGCTTTGCCGGATGGATGAACCTTCGGGAGCAAGCCGGCATCGAATACCTGCAGACGGAGGTTCGGGTTCTCCAGGAACAACTGGGGCCGACGTCCTAGCGTGAGGAGGTTGTTCAGTTCGATGTGCACTATCACCTGGCAAAACCACCAAGGACTCGGGAACAAGATCCTCCGACCTGAATTCCCTGACTTTCCATAGACCGGCACTATTCGTTCACGTCTGCGACTCGGCGGACTACTTCGCTATTATTACCGAGATGCCGCATGAAAATGGCCTCGTCCGAATTTGTGGACACTACGGGGTGTTATCTAAACACCAGGTAAAGGGCGTGAAGAACGCCCGGGATCCAAAACACCAGGCACAAGATAATATTGAGAATGGTGTGCTTGGCGGATTTCGTTTTAAGAAAAACTGCCAAAGGCGGAAGGATGATGCCGAGGATGACCAGAATAAGTTTGCTCATGATGTTGGATGATCTGTTGAGTTCGGCGCACTATTTCAGTGTCTGGAAAGTGGCGCAATGCAGGATTGATGCTTCTGAACTACGAGTGCCGAAAAGCCGCATGAATATCGCCTCGTTCGAATTGTTCGATAAACCGATGTGTCCTCTCAACTGGCAGTCTGCTGCCGTTGTGCGATCAGCATGTCCTTGATTTCATTAGGATCTGCGACCCCACTGGCCGTTTCGGCGGCGTCCACGGTGGCCGCAGTCGAGATGGTCACGTCTCCGATGCCCACCATCCGGCCCCACACCCCCTGCCTCACGTCAATGGAGCGAATGTCTTTGAT
Protein-coding regions in this window:
- a CDS encoding helix-turn-helix transcriptional regulator, with product MDPPLRVYSEQNNRIRYWPALRKLGRDLALARRKRGISTRDMAARLFVGRNTLWRLERGDPTVALGTLVTAAFVLNLHDHLGNLAAPATDELALSLDEQRLPKRIHRKKS
- a CDS encoding YqaE/Pmp3 family membrane protein gives rise to the protein MSKLILVILGIILPPLAVFLKTKSAKHTILNIILCLVFWIPGVLHALYLVFR